A stretch of Cupriavidus necator DNA encodes these proteins:
- a CDS encoding GntR family transcriptional regulator, with translation MPEHIDPDMTAEAIAEDIVAAIVSHRLPPGTKLREEALASVYRVSRTKVRAALLMLSKDKVIQIVPDKGAFVAKPSAEEAREVFAVRRILEAALAREFVAKATPADYKRIDRHLAAERKALGGNDAQVRTRLLGDFHIVLAEVVGNGVLTEMMRELSTRSAVITMLYQSRRDAACSSDEHREFIEAARAGDVERAVTLMVDHLGHVEGALHFEETAPVSRGKDLVTALLA, from the coding sequence ATGCCCGAGCATATCGATCCTGACATGACCGCCGAAGCGATCGCCGAAGACATTGTCGCGGCCATCGTTTCGCACCGCCTGCCGCCCGGCACCAAGCTGCGCGAGGAGGCCCTGGCCAGTGTCTACCGCGTCAGCCGCACCAAGGTGCGCGCGGCGCTGCTGATGCTGTCCAAGGACAAGGTCATCCAGATCGTGCCCGACAAGGGTGCCTTCGTGGCCAAGCCCAGCGCCGAGGAGGCGCGCGAGGTCTTCGCGGTGCGCCGCATCCTGGAAGCGGCGCTGGCGCGCGAGTTCGTTGCCAAGGCGACCCCGGCCGACTACAAGCGCATCGACCGCCACCTGGCGGCCGAACGCAAGGCGCTGGGTGGCAACGATGCGCAGGTACGCACCCGGCTGCTGGGCGACTTCCATATCGTGCTGGCCGAGGTGGTCGGCAACGGCGTGCTGACCGAGATGATGCGCGAGCTGTCGACGCGCAGCGCGGTCATCACCATGCTGTACCAGTCGCGCCGCGACGCGGCCTGCTCGTCGGACGAGCACCGCGAATTCATCGAGGCCGCCCGTGCCGGCGATGTCGAGCGGGCCGTCACGCTGATGGTGGACCACCTGGGCCACGTGGAAGGTGCGCTGCATTTCGAGGAAACCGCGCCGGTGTCGCGCGGCAAGGACCTGGTGACCGCGCTGCTCGCGTAG
- a CDS encoding C4-dicarboxylate transporter DctA — MQHAVPSQPRPGAPQPRLHIRFTRSLFGQVLIALVIGTALGLAFPEFAAKLKPLGDAFIKLIKMLIGPIVFCVVVAGICGAGELKKVGRVGIKAVVYFEIVTTIALALGILLAYVFQPGVGMNVDPRSLDASAIAGFIDNATKVKDQGTVDFLLKLIPNTVFGAFANGDVLQVLLVSILFGCALSLVGEPGRPLVRLIDTFSHTLFKMMGFIIKLAPLGVLGAVAFTVGKYGIGSLKQLGFLVFLFYGAVIVFVLVVLGTIMRVCGFSVIKLIRYLRAELLVVLGTASSDSVLPQVMKKLEFMGIKKSVVGLVIPTGYSFNLDAFSIYLTLAAVFIAQATNTPLAMGDLLGILAVALVTSKGAHGIPGSAIVILAATLSAHPAIPAIGLVLVLSVDWFIGIARALGNLIGNCVATVVVAAWEKDIDRERAHGVLNGAIEATDLDAGLAAMAEDGVTAGSPVPAPGR, encoded by the coding sequence ATGCAGCATGCAGTTCCCTCGCAGCCCCGCCCCGGCGCCCCCCAGCCCCGTTTGCACATCCGCTTCACCCGTTCGCTGTTTGGCCAGGTGCTGATTGCCCTGGTAATTGGCACGGCACTCGGCCTGGCATTCCCTGAATTCGCCGCCAAGCTCAAGCCGCTTGGCGATGCCTTTATCAAGCTGATCAAGATGCTGATCGGCCCGATCGTGTTCTGCGTGGTGGTGGCCGGCATCTGCGGCGCCGGCGAGCTGAAGAAGGTCGGCCGCGTCGGCATCAAGGCGGTGGTGTACTTCGAGATCGTCACCACCATCGCGCTGGCGCTGGGCATCCTGCTGGCCTATGTGTTCCAGCCCGGCGTCGGCATGAATGTCGACCCGCGTTCGCTCGATGCGTCGGCCATCGCCGGATTTATCGACAACGCGACCAAGGTGAAGGACCAGGGCACGGTCGACTTCCTGCTCAAGCTGATCCCCAATACCGTGTTCGGCGCCTTTGCCAACGGCGACGTGCTGCAGGTGCTGCTGGTGTCGATCCTGTTCGGCTGCGCGCTGTCTCTGGTGGGTGAGCCGGGCCGGCCGCTGGTCAGGCTGATCGACACCTTCTCGCATACGCTGTTCAAGATGATGGGCTTCATCATCAAGCTGGCGCCGCTGGGCGTGCTGGGCGCGGTGGCCTTCACCGTGGGCAAGTACGGCATCGGCTCGCTCAAGCAGCTCGGCTTCCTGGTATTCCTGTTCTACGGCGCGGTGATCGTGTTCGTGCTGGTGGTGCTGGGCACCATCATGCGCGTGTGCGGCTTCTCGGTGATCAAGCTGATCCGCTACCTGCGCGCCGAGCTGCTGGTGGTGCTGGGCACGGCCTCGTCCGACAGCGTGCTGCCGCAGGTGATGAAGAAGCTGGAGTTCATGGGCATCAAGAAGTCGGTGGTGGGCCTGGTGATCCCGACCGGCTACTCGTTCAACCTGGATGCGTTCTCGATCTACCTGACGCTGGCCGCGGTTTTTATCGCGCAGGCGACCAACACGCCGCTGGCGATGGGCGACCTGCTCGGCATCCTGGCGGTGGCGCTGGTCACCTCCAAGGGCGCGCACGGCATCCCCGGCTCGGCCATCGTGATCCTGGCCGCGACGCTGTCGGCACACCCGGCGATTCCCGCCATCGGGCTGGTGCTGGTGCTGTCGGTGGACTGGTTCATCGGCATCGCGCGTGCACTGGGCAACCTGATCGGCAACTGCGTGGCGACCGTGGTGGTGGCCGCCTGGGAGAAGGATATCGACCGCGAACGGGCCCATGGCGTGCTCAACGGCGCCATCGAGGCGACCGACCTGGATGCTGGCCTGGCCGCGATGGCGGAGGACGGCGTTACCGCCGGTTCTCCGGTCCCTGCGCCGGGGCGATAG
- a CDS encoding allantoate amidohydrolase — MAANPSPSAAETGTRIMAWADALAVHTEQPGMLTRTYLTEAHHGAAAQLTEWMQQAGMTVRRDAAGNVIGRYEGTSPDAPALLTGSHFDTVRDGGRYDGNLGVILPIACVAEWNRQGKRFPFAIEVVGFAEEEGVRFKATLLGSRAIAGTFDNNVLDNVDDSGKTMRQVMREAGFDAAALPAARHDSSKVAAFIEVHIEQGPVLLNENLPVGVVTAISGATRFIVELEGLAGHAGTVPMDMRRDAAMAGAEIGLYIEKRCGGKPGLVGTVGQFNVPNGAANVVPGRAVFSIDIRAGADAEREAAVNDVLAEIERVCARRNVRTQVRKTHEAKSVPCAPWLQEQWAAAIARQGVPVRHLPSGAGHDAMAIAAIADVAMLFVRCGNGGISHHPTETMTAEDAALSARVFSDFVEHFRLPQ, encoded by the coding sequence ATGGCAGCAAATCCGTCGCCGTCCGCCGCAGAGACTGGCACGCGCATCATGGCCTGGGCCGACGCCCTGGCCGTCCACACCGAGCAGCCCGGCATGCTCACCCGTACCTACCTGACCGAGGCCCACCACGGCGCCGCCGCGCAGCTGACCGAATGGATGCAGCAGGCCGGCATGACGGTGCGGCGCGACGCCGCCGGCAACGTGATCGGCCGCTATGAGGGCACTTCGCCCGATGCGCCGGCGCTGCTGACGGGCTCGCACTTCGACACCGTGCGCGACGGCGGCCGCTATGACGGCAACCTCGGCGTGATCCTGCCGATCGCGTGCGTGGCCGAATGGAACCGCCAGGGCAAGCGCTTCCCGTTTGCGATCGAGGTGGTCGGCTTTGCCGAGGAAGAGGGCGTGCGCTTCAAGGCCACGCTGCTGGGCAGCCGCGCCATCGCCGGCACCTTCGACAACAACGTGCTGGACAACGTCGACGACAGCGGCAAGACCATGCGCCAGGTGATGCGCGAGGCCGGTTTCGACGCCGCTGCCTTGCCCGCCGCCAGGCATGACAGCAGCAAGGTCGCGGCCTTCATCGAAGTCCACATCGAACAAGGTCCGGTGCTGCTCAATGAAAACCTGCCGGTGGGCGTGGTGACGGCAATCTCCGGCGCCACCCGCTTTATCGTCGAGCTCGAAGGCCTGGCCGGCCACGCCGGCACGGTGCCGATGGACATGCGCCGCGACGCCGCCATGGCCGGGGCCGAGATCGGCCTGTATATCGAGAAGCGCTGCGGCGGCAAGCCGGGCCTGGTCGGCACGGTCGGCCAGTTCAACGTGCCCAACGGCGCCGCCAACGTGGTGCCGGGCCGCGCCGTGTTCTCCATCGACATCCGCGCCGGCGCTGACGCCGAGCGCGAGGCCGCCGTCAACGACGTGCTGGCCGAGATCGAGCGCGTGTGCGCGCGCCGCAACGTGCGCACGCAGGTGCGCAAGACCCATGAGGCGAAGAGTGTTCCCTGCGCCCCGTGGCTGCAAGAGCAATGGGCCGCCGCGATTGCCCGCCAGGGCGTGCCGGTGCGCCACCTGCCGTCGGGCGCCGGCCACGACGCCATGGCCATTGCCGCCATCGCCGACGTCGCCATGCTGTTCGTGCGCTGCGGCAACGGCGGCATCAGCCACCATCCCACCGAAACCATGACCGCCGAGGACGCCGCCCTGTCCGCGCGCGTGTTCAGCGATTTCGTCGAGCACTTCCGCCTGCCGCAGTAA
- a CDS encoding M20/M25/M40 family metallo-hydrolase: protein MTARDNMNPTETTLTQFIDQHRPEQEAFLAELVKVPSDNPAGDCDAHGKRAKELLEGLGFTVEAHKVPDELVKAAGMISATNLIVRKQFGTGGPTIAMNAHGDVVPPGLGWTKDPYGGEVADSEHGPVMYGRGVAVSKSDFATYTYAVLALMEAEKQGARINGAVELQFTYDEETGGDIGPKFLLDNNLSKADYAISAGFSYGITSSHNGCLHVEVTVKGKQGHAAMPHTGVDAIEAATHILQAIYGLRAELATRKSKVPGIDTATLNVGLIKGGINTNVVPDLVTFRVDRRMIPEEIGFDAEGEIRAVVEKAAKDRPGIEVKVERIILAEPLSELPGVEKLIGALKSRAESVFGVEIPVQGVPLYTDARHYTKRGIPTVLYGAGPRTLMEARGHNSDENLRLNDLNRATKVVALALSDLMK, encoded by the coding sequence ATGACCGCACGAGACAATATGAACCCCACTGAAACCACGCTGACGCAGTTCATCGACCAGCACCGTCCGGAACAGGAAGCTTTCCTGGCCGAACTGGTCAAGGTGCCCTCGGACAACCCCGCAGGCGACTGCGACGCCCATGGCAAGCGCGCCAAGGAACTGCTGGAGGGCCTGGGCTTCACGGTGGAGGCGCACAAGGTGCCGGACGAGCTGGTGAAGGCAGCCGGCATGATCAGCGCCACCAACCTGATCGTGCGCAAGCAGTTCGGCACGGGCGGCCCGACCATCGCCATGAACGCCCACGGCGACGTGGTGCCCCCGGGCCTGGGCTGGACCAAGGACCCGTACGGCGGTGAAGTGGCCGACAGCGAGCACGGCCCGGTCATGTACGGCCGCGGCGTGGCAGTATCCAAATCTGACTTCGCCACCTACACCTACGCCGTGCTGGCGCTGATGGAAGCAGAGAAGCAGGGCGCCAGGATCAACGGCGCGGTTGAGCTGCAGTTCACCTATGACGAGGAAACCGGCGGCGACATCGGTCCCAAGTTCCTGCTCGACAACAACCTGAGCAAGGCCGACTACGCCATCTCGGCCGGCTTCTCGTACGGCATCACCTCGTCGCACAACGGCTGCCTGCACGTCGAAGTGACGGTCAAGGGCAAGCAGGGCCACGCCGCCATGCCGCATACGGGCGTGGATGCGATCGAAGCCGCCACCCACATCCTGCAAGCCATCTACGGCCTGCGCGCCGAGCTGGCCACGCGCAAGTCGAAGGTGCCGGGCATCGACACCGCCACGCTGAACGTCGGCCTGATCAAGGGCGGCATCAATACCAACGTGGTGCCTGACCTGGTGACCTTCCGCGTCGACCGCCGCATGATCCCCGAGGAAATCGGCTTCGACGCCGAAGGCGAGATCCGCGCCGTGGTGGAAAAGGCCGCCAAGGACCGTCCGGGCATCGAAGTGAAGGTCGAGCGCATCATCCTGGCCGAGCCGCTGTCGGAACTGCCGGGCGTGGAAAAGCTGATCGGCGCGCTGAAGAGCCGTGCCGAGTCCGTATTCGGCGTGGAGATCCCGGTGCAAGGCGTGCCGCTCTACACCGACGCGCGCCACTACACCAAGCGCGGCATCCCGACCGTGCTGTACGGCGCCGGCCCGCGCACGCTGATGGAAGCCCGCGGCCATAACTCGGACGAGAACCTGCGCCTGAACGACCTGAACCGCGCGACCAAGGTGGTGGCGCTGGCGCTGTCGGACCTGATGAAGTAA
- a CDS encoding GNAT family N-acetyltransferase yields the protein MTSTTVSATTPSAGTRKPFTLRDATPADVPAIHAIYAHHVLHGRASFEETPPSLDEMQLRFAEVHRKGLPYLVAVRDGEVLGYAYASSYRARSAYRFAIEDSIYIDHRRVGEGLGQALLAELVARCETGPWRQMVAVIACTAGGEGAGSLAVHERLGFRTVGRLEAVGFKHGQWIDTVLMQRVLGVGATTLPA from the coding sequence ATGACTTCCACTACCGTTTCCGCCACGACGCCGTCCGCCGGCACGCGCAAACCCTTCACCCTGCGCGACGCCACACCCGCCGACGTTCCTGCCATCCACGCCATCTACGCGCACCATGTGCTGCACGGCCGCGCCTCGTTCGAGGAAACGCCGCCGAGCCTGGACGAGATGCAGCTGCGTTTTGCCGAAGTCCACCGCAAGGGCCTGCCCTACCTGGTCGCCGTGCGCGACGGCGAGGTGCTGGGCTATGCCTATGCATCGTCCTACCGCGCGCGCAGCGCCTACCGCTTCGCCATCGAGGATTCGATCTATATCGACCACCGCCGCGTCGGCGAGGGCCTGGGCCAGGCCCTGCTGGCCGAACTGGTCGCCCGCTGCGAGACCGGTCCCTGGCGCCAGATGGTCGCCGTGATCGCCTGCACCGCCGGCGGCGAAGGCGCCGGTTCGCTGGCCGTGCATGAGCGCCTGGGCTTCCGCACCGTCGGCCGGCTGGAGGCGGTGGGGTTCAAGCACGGGCAATGGATCGATACGGTGCTGATGCAGCGGGTGCTGGGGGTGGGGGCGACGACGCTGCCGGCGTAG
- the arsC gene encoding arsenate reductase (glutaredoxin) (This arsenate reductase requires both glutathione and glutaredoxin to convert arsenate to arsenite, after which the efflux transporter formed by ArsA and ArsB can extrude the arsenite from the cell, providing resistance.) codes for MITIYHNPRCSKSRETLALVQAASERLGEPVEIVEYLKEPPSLATLRQLHTMLGVPVREMLRDNEAPYADLGLADPGLTEAELLAAVADNPILLQRPVVVRNRRAAIGRPPENVAPLLA; via the coding sequence ATGATCACCATCTACCACAACCCCCGCTGCTCCAAGTCGCGCGAAACGCTCGCCCTGGTCCAGGCCGCCAGCGAGCGGCTGGGCGAACCGGTGGAAATCGTGGAATACCTGAAAGAGCCGCCGTCGCTGGCCACGCTGCGCCAGTTGCACACCATGCTGGGCGTGCCGGTGCGCGAGATGCTGCGCGACAACGAAGCGCCGTACGCCGATCTGGGCCTGGCCGATCCTGGCCTGACCGAGGCCGAGCTGCTGGCCGCCGTGGCCGACAACCCGATCCTGCTGCAGCGTCCGGTGGTGGTGCGCAACCGCCGCGCCGCGATCGGCCGGCCGCCCGAGAACGTGGCGCCGCTGCTGGCCTGA
- a CDS encoding exonuclease yields MAKRQVPDTRPEIYVSTDVEADGPIPGPHSMLSFASAAMLADKTVVGTFSANLETLPGAAGHPVQMQWWQTQPEAWSACRRDLQRPEDAMVRYVEWVESLPGKPVFVAFPAGFDFTWMFWYMMRFAGRSPFGWAALDIKTLGFALTGRPYRKTVKAAFPAAWMDPLPHTHVALDDALEQGALFCNMLATLREREAALASLASDVAADASEPSPSSEQP; encoded by the coding sequence GTGGCCAAGCGACAGGTGCCCGACACCCGCCCGGAGATCTACGTCAGCACCGACGTGGAAGCCGACGGCCCGATCCCGGGCCCGCATTCGATGCTGTCGTTCGCGTCCGCGGCAATGCTGGCGGACAAGACCGTGGTGGGCACGTTCTCCGCCAACCTCGAGACCCTGCCCGGCGCCGCCGGCCACCCGGTGCAGATGCAGTGGTGGCAAACCCAGCCCGAAGCCTGGAGCGCCTGCCGGCGCGACCTGCAGCGCCCCGAGGACGCCATGGTCCGCTATGTCGAATGGGTCGAGAGCCTGCCCGGCAAGCCGGTCTTCGTGGCCTTTCCGGCCGGCTTCGATTTCACCTGGATGTTCTGGTACATGATGCGGTTCGCCGGGCGCTCGCCCTTTGGCTGGGCCGCCCTCGACATCAAGACGCTGGGCTTTGCGCTGACCGGGCGCCCCTACCGCAAGACCGTCAAGGCGGCCTTCCCGGCCGCCTGGATGGATCCGCTGCCGCACACCCATGTGGCGCTGGACGATGCGCTCGAACAGGGTGCGCTGTTCTGCAACATGCTCGCTACGCTGCGTGAGCGCGAGGCCGCACTGGCCAGCCTGGCGTCCGATGTCGCAGCGGACGCTAGCGAGCCCTCACCTTCGTCCGAGCAGCCCTGA
- a CDS encoding MBL fold metallo-hydrolase, producing MKALLIPVTPFQQNCSLLIDESTGRAAVCDPGGDLDRIREAVREQGVTLEKIFLTHGHVDHCAGAAALARELDIPIEGPQQDERFWIEQLPEQTRRFGFGHAESFEPDRWLENGDTVQFGNETLEVYHCPGHTPGHVVFFSRANRLAVVGDVLFAGSIGRTDLPRGNHADLIRSIRTRLWPLGEDVTFIPGHGPVSTFGVERRNNPFVADHLTDVG from the coding sequence ATGAAAGCCCTGCTCATTCCCGTCACGCCCTTCCAGCAAAACTGTTCGCTGCTGATCGATGAAAGCACCGGCCGCGCCGCGGTCTGCGATCCCGGCGGCGACCTGGATCGCATCCGTGAGGCGGTCAGGGAGCAAGGCGTCACGCTGGAAAAGATCTTCCTGACGCATGGCCATGTCGATCACTGCGCCGGCGCCGCAGCGCTCGCGCGCGAGCTGGATATCCCCATCGAAGGTCCGCAGCAGGACGAGCGCTTCTGGATCGAGCAGCTGCCCGAGCAGACGCGCCGCTTCGGCTTCGGCCACGCCGAGAGCTTCGAGCCAGACCGCTGGCTGGAGAACGGCGACACCGTGCAGTTCGGCAACGAGACGCTGGAGGTCTACCACTGCCCCGGCCACACGCCCGGCCACGTGGTGTTCTTCTCGCGCGCCAACCGGCTGGCGGTGGTGGGCGACGTGCTGTTCGCCGGCTCGATCGGCCGCACCGACCTCCCGCGCGGCAACCATGCCGATCTGATCCGCTCGATCCGCACGCGGCTGTGGCCGCTGGGCGAGGACGTGACTTTCATTCCCGGGCACGGCCCGGTCTCCACCTTCGGCGTGGAACGCCGCAACAACCCGTTCGTGGCCGATCACCTGACCGACGTGGGCTGA
- a CDS encoding septal ring lytic transglycosylase RlpA family protein, translated as MLRISALVKRWQRLAKLGACTACAVVLAACATPPEGDNASNDNAGAVPTRAAKNGKAGKTDRTDADNKSARASGGGSWNLFGYDADDGRSGSSLDGLRADIGTFEQRGVSSWYGKGFHGRKTANGERFDMRAMTAAHPTLPLDSWVLVRNLRNNKVAVLRINDRGPYHGNRVLDVSYGAARRLGFVERGATNVEIRRLTRTEVAALGPQIDAGGTEAGDGSGDDDVSVPELANSLAPAKARKSTKAGGKTVKRTRR; from the coding sequence ATGTTACGGATCTCCGCTCTCGTTAAGCGCTGGCAACGGCTGGCCAAGCTCGGCGCATGCACCGCATGTGCCGTGGTGCTGGCCGCCTGTGCCACGCCCCCTGAAGGCGACAACGCAAGCAACGACAACGCTGGCGCCGTGCCCACGCGCGCGGCAAAGAACGGCAAGGCCGGCAAGACCGATCGCACCGACGCAGACAACAAGTCCGCGCGCGCCTCGGGCGGCGGCAGCTGGAACCTGTTCGGCTATGACGCGGACGATGGCCGCAGCGGCAGCTCGCTGGACGGCCTGCGCGCCGACATCGGCACGTTCGAGCAGCGCGGCGTTTCGTCCTGGTACGGCAAGGGCTTCCATGGCCGCAAGACCGCCAACGGCGAACGCTTCGACATGCGCGCCATGACCGCCGCCCATCCGACGCTGCCGCTCGACAGCTGGGTGCTGGTGCGCAACCTGCGCAACAACAAGGTTGCAGTGCTGCGCATCAATGACCGCGGGCCATACCACGGCAACCGCGTGCTGGACGTGTCCTACGGCGCCGCGCGCCGCCTGGGCTTCGTCGAACGCGGCGCCACCAACGTCGAAATCCGCCGCCTGACGCGCACCGAAGTGGCCGCGCTGGGTCCGCAGATCGATGCCGGCGGCACCGAGGCCGGCGACGGCAGCGGCGACGACGACGTATCCGTGCCGGAACTGGCCAACTCGCTGGCGCCCGCCAAGGCGCGCAAGTCGACCAAGGCCGGCGGCAAGACCGTCAAGCGCACACGGCGCTGA
- the rsmI gene encoding 16S rRNA (cytidine(1402)-2'-O)-methyltransferase: MSDWISLAASQSYPAGTLYVVATPIGNVADLSLRALHVLGLADAVACEDTRNTGQLLSRVGLQRPLVAVHEHNEREAAGRIAARLAAGERIAYVSDAGTPGISDPGARLVEAVRAAGHPVVPLPGPSAAVAALSVAGDMLDAGEGRFTFVGFLPSKPKARTEAIARLAALDHAWVCYEAPHRIADTLAALAAGLPGERRLLVGRELTKLFEDIAVLPVAQAPAWLAADPNRAKGEFVLVVEGAGAATAADGLPDAEAQRVLALLLAELPAKRAAKLAAAITGAGTDALYQLALAQRAGQAED, encoded by the coding sequence ATGAGTGACTGGATCTCCCTGGCGGCCAGCCAGTCCTACCCGGCCGGCACCCTTTATGTCGTGGCCACGCCCATCGGCAACGTCGCCGACCTGTCGCTGCGCGCGCTGCATGTGCTCGGCCTGGCCGACGCCGTGGCCTGCGAAGACACCCGCAATACCGGCCAGCTGCTGTCGCGCGTGGGCCTGCAGCGGCCGCTGGTGGCCGTGCACGAGCACAACGAGCGCGAGGCCGCGGGCCGCATCGCGGCGCGCCTGGCGGCCGGCGAGCGCATCGCCTACGTCTCCGACGCCGGCACGCCGGGCATCTCCGACCCGGGTGCGCGCCTGGTCGAGGCGGTGCGCGCCGCCGGCCATCCGGTGGTGCCACTGCCCGGCCCCAGTGCCGCGGTGGCCGCGCTGTCGGTGGCGGGCGACATGCTCGATGCCGGCGAAGGCCGCTTCACCTTTGTCGGCTTCCTGCCCAGCAAGCCCAAGGCGCGCACCGAGGCCATCGCCCGGCTGGCGGCGCTGGACCACGCCTGGGTCTGCTACGAGGCGCCGCACCGCATTGCCGACACGCTGGCAGCGCTGGCCGCGGGCCTGCCAGGCGAGCGCCGGCTGCTGGTCGGGCGTGAACTGACCAAGCTGTTCGAGGACATCGCCGTGCTGCCCGTGGCGCAGGCGCCGGCCTGGCTGGCCGCCGACCCGAACCGGGCCAAGGGGGAATTCGTGCTGGTGGTGGAAGGCGCTGGCGCCGCAACTGCCGCGGATGGCTTGCCGGATGCCGAGGCCCAGCGCGTGCTGGCGCTGCTGCTGGCGGAACTGCCGGCCAAGCGCGCCGCCAAGCTGGCGGCCGCCATCACCGGCGCCGGCACCGATGCGCTCTACCAGCTGGCGCTGGCGCAGCGCGCGGGGCAGGCAGAGGACTGA
- a CDS encoding YraN family protein, protein MPSFKSTTQLQNTQLRGAQAEDRALAHLRRQGLEPVVRNYRCKGGEIDLVMRAPDGTLVFVEVRQRSGRGFGGAAASVTPAKQRRVLLAAAHYLATLAQVPPCRFDVVALEPGRLDWLQHAFDQDAAGAGS, encoded by the coding sequence ATGCCATCATTCAAATCCACCACGCAGTTGCAAAACACACAGCTACGCGGTGCGCAGGCGGAGGACCGGGCCCTGGCACACCTGCGGCGCCAGGGCCTTGAGCCCGTGGTGCGCAATTATCGCTGCAAAGGCGGCGAGATCGATCTGGTCATGCGCGCGCCGGACGGCACGCTGGTGTTCGTTGAGGTGCGCCAGCGCAGCGGCCGGGGCTTCGGCGGCGCGGCCGCCAGCGTCACGCCGGCCAAGCAGCGGCGCGTGCTGCTGGCAGCAGCGCACTACCTGGCCACGCTGGCGCAGGTGCCGCCGTGCCGCTTCGACGTGGTGGCCCTGGAACCCGGCCGGCTGGACTGGCTGCAGCATGCCTTTGACCAGGATGCCGCCGGGGCTGGTTCATAA
- a CDS encoding phosphoheptose isomerase produces the protein MSIDSIQQQFLDSAETKRQAAAVMAPYIDAAVERMVGALTSGNKILACGNGGSAADAQHFAAELVGRFERERPGLAAIALTTDSSILTAIGNDYDFSKVFSKQVEALGQPGDILLALSTSGNSANVIAAIEAARQREMAVVALTGKGGGTIAGLLDEFDIHLCVPSERTARIQEVHLLTLHCLCDGIDEALLGEA, from the coding sequence ATGAGTATCGACAGTATCCAGCAACAATTTCTAGACAGCGCCGAGACCAAGCGACAGGCCGCGGCGGTGATGGCCCCCTATATCGACGCCGCCGTGGAACGCATGGTCGGCGCGCTGACCAGCGGCAACAAGATCCTGGCCTGCGGCAACGGCGGCTCCGCAGCCGATGCGCAGCACTTTGCCGCCGAACTGGTCGGGCGCTTCGAGCGCGAGCGCCCCGGCCTGGCCGCGATCGCGCTGACCACCGACAGCTCGATCCTGACCGCGATCGGCAACGACTATGACTTCAGCAAGGTGTTTTCCAAGCAGGTCGAGGCGCTGGGCCAGCCCGGCGACATCCTGCTGGCGCTTTCCACCTCGGGCAATTCTGCCAACGTGATCGCCGCCATCGAAGCCGCGCGCCAGCGCGAGATGGCCGTGGTTGCGCTGACCGGCAAGGGTGGCGGCACCATCGCCGGCCTGCTCGATGAATTCGATATCCACCTGTGCGTGCCGAGCGAGCGCACCGCGCGCATCCAGGAAGTGCACCTGCTGACCCTGCATTGCCTGTGCGACGGCATCGACGAGGCACTGCTCGGGGAAGCCTGA
- a CDS encoding BON domain-containing protein — MTNLPTTQAPRNGAGARHPSRTAGLGRASLAAAAVLVCATQLAGCFPVIAGAMGTGVAMATDRRPAATQTVDRGLQLEAENTINSRYRGQARVNVTVFNRKVLLTGEASNDTVKQQVEQYVRGLQNARVVINELEVVNSPGFMTQSQDAYLTSKVKTLLMTADGVPSNSIKVTTEKSVVYLLGVVTAAEGDRATDVARNASGVTKVVKAFDYVNDTERARLDSASTSQNPSFDGNVGTPAPVQSVPGVGGPIDAPAGAATGTTATTSPVAAPVTSPVTLPPGRNLP, encoded by the coding sequence ATGACGAACCTGCCCACTACGCAAGCCCCCCGGAACGGCGCCGGCGCGCGCCATCCTTCCCGCACCGCCGGCCTTGGCCGCGCCAGCCTGGCCGCGGCGGCCGTGCTGGTCTGCGCCACCCAGCTCGCCGGCTGCTTCCCCGTGATCGCCGGCGCCATGGGGACCGGCGTGGCCATGGCCACCGACCGCCGCCCGGCCGCCACCCAGACCGTGGACCGCGGCCTGCAGCTCGAGGCCGAGAACACCATCAACTCGCGCTACCGCGGCCAGGCCCGCGTCAACGTGACCGTGTTCAACCGCAAGGTGCTGCTGACCGGCGAAGCCAGCAACGACACCGTCAAGCAGCAGGTCGAGCAGTATGTGCGTGGCCTGCAGAATGCGCGCGTGGTGATCAATGAGCTCGAGGTCGTCAACTCGCCGGGCTTCATGACCCAGAGCCAGGACGCCTACCTGACCAGCAAGGTCAAGACCCTGCTGATGACCGCCGACGGCGTGCCGTCCAACTCGATCAAGGTCACCACCGAGAAGAGCGTGGTCTACCTGCTGGGCGTGGTCACCGCCGCCGAGGGCGACCGCGCCACCGACGTGGCGCGCAATGCCTCGGGCGTGACCAAGGTGGTCAAGGCCTTCGACTACGTCAACGACACCGAGCGCGCGCGCCTGGACTCGGCTTCCACCTCGCAGAACCCGTCGTTCGACGGCAATGTCGGCACGCCGGCGCCGGTGCAGTCGGTGCCGGGCGTGGGCGGTCCGATCGATGCGCCGGCCGGGGCCGCCACGGGCACCACCGCGACCACCAGCCCGGTCGCCGCACCGGTGACTTCGCCGGTGACGCTGCCGCCGGGCCGCAACCTGCCCTGA